Proteins encoded within one genomic window of Kibdelosporangium phytohabitans:
- the crtI gene encoding phytoene desaturase family protein: MRSVTGRTDHVVVVGAGLSGLSCALHLLGAGRRVTVLETAPSPGGRAGRMRLGGYTFDSGASVLTMPELIEEALAGVGAPMLELTRLDPAYRAHFADGSTIHVHPDADAMADEVRRVAGPAEATGYLELRRWLSELYRVERDSFIGANFDSPLDLVGSRLASLVALGGFGRLGPAIAKHLSDDRLRRLFSFQSLYAGVPPRRALAAYAVIAYMDTIAGVWFPQGGVSAVAEHMAQAAATAGADVRYSCGAAWLERVGSRVTAVRTTEGERIACDAVVLTPDLPVARGLLGLPSKRPLPLQWSPSAVVLHAGVDRSWDALGHHTIFFGGAWDRTFDEITRRGKLMTDPSLLVTRPTATDPGLAPADRHVVQVLAPCPNLRTSRIDWPRVGPAYRDELIGVLEQRGLTGFGSSVEVRQLVTPADWEAQGLGAGTPFSLAHTFRQTGPFRPRNLVSGVDNAVLAGCGTTPGVGIPPVVISGRLAARRITGR, encoded by the coding sequence CTGAGAAGCGTCACCGGCCGGACCGACCACGTCGTGGTGGTCGGCGCCGGTCTCTCGGGTCTGTCCTGCGCCCTGCACCTGCTCGGTGCCGGGCGCCGGGTCACCGTGCTGGAAACCGCGCCGTCGCCGGGCGGGCGGGCCGGGCGGATGCGCCTGGGCGGCTACACGTTCGACTCAGGCGCGAGCGTGCTCACCATGCCCGAGCTGATCGAGGAGGCACTGGCAGGCGTCGGCGCGCCGATGCTGGAGCTGACCAGGCTCGATCCGGCGTACCGCGCGCATTTCGCGGACGGCAGCACGATCCACGTACACCCGGACGCCGACGCGATGGCCGACGAGGTCCGCCGCGTGGCCGGGCCCGCGGAGGCCACCGGGTACCTGGAGCTGCGGCGGTGGCTGTCGGAGCTGTACCGGGTCGAGCGGGATTCGTTCATCGGCGCGAACTTCGACTCACCTCTGGACCTGGTCGGGTCGCGGCTGGCGAGCCTGGTCGCGCTCGGCGGGTTCGGACGGCTCGGCCCCGCGATCGCGAAGCACCTGTCCGACGACCGGCTACGGCGGTTGTTCTCGTTCCAGTCGTTGTACGCCGGTGTCCCGCCGCGGCGGGCGCTGGCCGCGTACGCCGTGATCGCGTACATGGACACCATCGCGGGCGTCTGGTTCCCGCAGGGCGGTGTTTCCGCGGTCGCCGAGCACATGGCGCAGGCAGCGGCCACAGCAGGCGCTGACGTGCGGTACTCGTGCGGCGCGGCGTGGCTGGAGCGTGTCGGTTCTCGCGTGACGGCCGTGCGCACGACCGAAGGGGAGCGGATCGCGTGCGACGCCGTCGTCCTGACGCCTGACCTGCCGGTGGCGCGCGGACTGCTCGGTTTGCCGTCGAAACGGCCGCTCCCGTTGCAGTGGTCGCCGTCGGCCGTGGTGCTGCACGCCGGGGTGGACCGCTCGTGGGACGCGCTGGGGCACCACACGATCTTCTTCGGCGGCGCGTGGGACCGGACCTTCGACGAGATCACCCGGCGCGGGAAACTGATGACCGACCCGTCGCTGCTGGTCACGCGGCCGACCGCGACCGACCCCGGGCTCGCGCCGGCCGACCGCCACGTGGTCCAGGTGCTGGCCCCGTGCCCGAACCTGCGCACGTCCCGGATCGACTGGCCCCGGGTCGGGCCCGCCTACCGCGACGAGCTGATCGGCGTGCTCGAACAGCGCGGACTGACCGGTTTCGGCTCGTCGGTCGAGGTGCGGCAACTGGTCACGCCCGCCGACTGGGAGGCCCAGGGCCTCGGCGCGGGCACCCCGTTCTCGCTGGCGCACACGTTCCGCCAGACGGGCCCGTTCCGGCCGCGCAACCTGGTCTCCGGCGTGGACAACGCCGTGCTCGCCGGGTGCGGGACCACTCCGGGCGTCGGGATTCCGCCTGTCGTCATCTCGGGCAGGCTCGCGGCGCGAAGGATCACCGGTAGGTAG
- a CDS encoding polyprenyl synthetase family protein, which yields MHPTTIDDSVRAHVELTLTEYLAAKQSTMASLTQELADALDALVEFILRGGKRIRPTFAWWAWRGAGGEPDASAVLRAVSGLELIQGCALVHDDLMDASAVRRGSPTVHVTFERLHRERGWLGPSDRFGMAAAILLGDIALAWADDMFYGSGVAPDRLASASEPWQAMRSEMLAGQYLDILTQVEGDESAEAALRVARMKTAAYTVERPLHMGATLAGADPEVIERLRTFGADIGVAFQLRDDLLGVFGDTDVTGKPAGDDLREGKRTLLVALGLRQADAAGAAVLRDCLGRQDLTSDDVERARTVLRESGAVDSVEDKIEALTGTAMRALESADLAEPAGDRLAELAIAATRRNH from the coding sequence GTGCATCCGACGACCATTGACGACTCCGTTAGAGCCCACGTCGAGCTCACCTTGACCGAGTACCTGGCGGCCAAGCAGTCCACGATGGCCAGCCTGACCCAGGAGCTCGCGGACGCACTCGACGCACTGGTCGAGTTCATCCTGCGCGGCGGCAAGCGCATCCGCCCGACGTTCGCGTGGTGGGCGTGGCGTGGCGCCGGTGGCGAACCGGACGCCTCGGCCGTACTGCGTGCGGTCAGCGGTCTCGAACTGATCCAGGGGTGCGCGTTGGTGCACGACGACCTGATGGACGCCTCCGCGGTCCGCCGGGGCTCGCCGACGGTGCACGTGACCTTCGAGCGGCTGCACCGGGAACGCGGCTGGCTCGGCCCGTCCGACCGGTTCGGCATGGCCGCCGCGATCCTGCTCGGCGACATCGCGCTGGCCTGGGCGGACGACATGTTCTACGGCTCCGGCGTCGCGCCGGACCGGCTGGCGTCGGCCAGCGAGCCGTGGCAGGCGATGCGCTCGGAGATGCTCGCGGGCCAGTACCTGGACATCCTCACGCAGGTGGAGGGCGACGAGTCGGCAGAGGCGGCGTTGCGGGTGGCGCGGATGAAGACCGCCGCGTACACCGTGGAGCGCCCGCTGCACATGGGCGCGACCCTCGCGGGCGCCGACCCCGAGGTGATCGAGCGGCTGCGGACGTTCGGCGCGGACATCGGCGTGGCTTTCCAGCTGCGTGACGACCTGCTCGGCGTGTTCGGCGACACCGACGTGACCGGCAAGCCCGCCGGTGACGACCTGCGCGAGGGCAAGCGGACCCTGCTGGTCGCGCTCGGCCTGCGGCAGGCGGACGCGGCGGGCGCGGCCGTGCTGCGCGACTGCCTCGGCCGCCAGGACCTCACGAGCGACGACGTCGAGCGGGCCAGGACCGTGCTGCGGGAGTCCGGCGCGGTCGACTCGGTCGAGGACAAGATCGAGGCGTTGACCGGGACCGCCATGCGGGCGCTGGAGTCGGCGGACCTGGCCGAGCCTGCCGGTGACCGGCTCGCCGAGCTGGCGATCGCGGCGACCAGGAGGAACCACTGA
- a CDS encoding methylenetetrahydrofolate reductase produces the protein MTSVLERINVGRATFSVEFMPPRDDADEQILWRSIRELEGLDPAFVSVTYGAGGSRRDRTIRTTGRVARETTLVPMAHLTAVDHSVAELRNVIGWYAAVGVHNVLALRGDPPGNPMGEWVKHPQGLSYAEDLVRLVRELGDFCVGVAAFPYGHPRCPDVEMDADRLVQKFRAGADFAVGQLCYSAEDFLRLRDRVAAKGGNAPILPGVMPLTTPKMLSKTVELSGAPVPPHIAGRLEPLTDDPKAFRAEGIDVVTEMCQELLAEGVDVLHFYTFNRAKATKEVLGRLGLMPSRTA, from the coding sequence ATGACGTCCGTGCTGGAGCGCATCAATGTCGGCAGAGCCACGTTCTCCGTCGAGTTCATGCCGCCCCGAGACGACGCCGACGAGCAGATCCTGTGGCGCTCGATCCGCGAACTCGAGGGCCTGGACCCGGCGTTCGTGTCGGTCACGTACGGCGCCGGGGGTTCCCGGCGCGACCGCACGATCCGCACCACCGGCCGCGTGGCCAGGGAGACGACCCTGGTGCCGATGGCGCATCTCACAGCCGTCGACCACTCGGTGGCCGAGTTGCGCAACGTCATCGGCTGGTACGCCGCGGTCGGCGTGCACAACGTGCTCGCGCTGCGCGGCGACCCGCCCGGCAACCCGATGGGGGAGTGGGTCAAGCACCCGCAGGGCCTGAGCTACGCCGAGGACCTCGTCCGCCTGGTGCGCGAGCTGGGTGACTTCTGCGTGGGAGTCGCGGCGTTCCCTTACGGGCACCCGCGGTGCCCGGACGTCGAGATGGACGCCGACCGCCTGGTGCAGAAGTTCCGCGCCGGCGCGGATTTCGCCGTCGGGCAGCTCTGCTACTCGGCCGAGGACTTCCTGCGCCTGCGTGACCGGGTGGCTGCCAAGGGCGGCAACGCCCCGATCCTGCCCGGCGTGATGCCTCTCACCACCCCGAAGATGCTCAGCAAGACGGTGGAGCTGTCCGGCGCGCCCGTGCCGCCGCACATCGCCGGCCGCCTCGAGCCGCTGACGGACGACCCGAAAGCCTTCCGGGCGGAAGGCATCGACGTGGTGACCGAGATGTGCCAGGAGTTGCTCGCCGAAGGCGTCGACGTGCTGCACTTCTACACGTTCAACCGGGCGAAGGCGACGAAAGAGGTACTGGGCCGGCTGGGTCTGATGCCCAGCCGCACGGCGTGA
- a CDS encoding DUF3153 domain-containing protein gives MPLLLVLAFVLSGCVRVRAAMAIDPYDLVSGTVEIATVQAKPEEVGPQLTVPAELSGQVTMEPYKADGYVGQTVRFNQLSFDQLRTLAESISTVTSRYRLNFRRSGDIVSLAGVADLSQLRPDGVDVQLKIAFPGPIGKTNGALEMDNTILWKLNPGRITDLSATAQYNAESGMSWTKWVLVVGAGAVGAALIVLALALFTHRRNRRKEQMSEYV, from the coding sequence GTGCCGCTCCTTCTCGTGCTTGCGTTCGTCCTCAGCGGCTGCGTACGAGTGCGGGCCGCGATGGCGATCGACCCGTACGACCTGGTCTCCGGGACCGTCGAGATCGCCACCGTGCAGGCCAAACCCGAGGAGGTCGGGCCTCAGCTGACGGTGCCGGCCGAGCTGTCCGGCCAGGTCACGATGGAGCCGTACAAGGCCGACGGCTACGTCGGCCAGACCGTGCGGTTCAACCAGCTCAGCTTCGACCAGCTGCGCACCCTCGCGGAGTCGATCAGCACGGTCACCAGCCGCTACCGGCTCAACTTCCGGCGGTCCGGCGACATCGTGTCGCTCGCCGGGGTCGCCGACCTGAGCCAGCTGCGACCGGACGGGGTCGACGTGCAGCTCAAGATCGCCTTCCCCGGCCCGATCGGCAAGACCAACGGCGCGCTGGAGATGGACAACACGATCCTGTGGAAGCTCAACCCCGGCCGGATCACCGACCTGTCGGCGACCGCCCAGTACAACGCCGAGTCCGGGATGTCGTGGACCAAGTGGGTGCTGGTGGTCGGCGCGGGCGCGGTGGGCGCCGCGTTGATCGTGCTCGCCTTGGCCCTGTTCACGCACCGCCGCAACCGGCGCAAGGAACAGATGTCGGAGTACGTGTAG
- a CDS encoding DUF885 domain-containing protein, with translation MANHTAGVHEASERFVDEYATLDPIAATYAGLTGYESEMTDFSPDGDRQRAELYARYLRRIEALEPADDSETAAKAHFLERVGIELELHEAGLTTGHLNVIASTVQNVRAIFDLLPTDTAEQWADIRTLLGKVPGAVDGIKAGLRDAAGRGQLVALRQVTKVAEQCDTWSGADGESFFGAFVKAAPDAQSAELESAANSAAEAYGDLARFLRAEIAGKAPAKDAVGEDVYKLWSRYFLGAQLDLREAYEWGWTEFFRVEKEMVAVAERIKAGGSLADAAAALDADPRYRVRGRREFEQWMQQLSDNALAELRGVHFDIPDALMRLDCKIAPDGGGVGAYYTGPSDDFSRAGAMWWSVPAGREDFSTWREVSTVYHEGVPGHHLQIATGVHEAESLNRYQRLHGWVSGHGEGWALYAERLMQELGYLTDDGDLMGMLDAHLFRAARVIIDIGMHLELEIPAGSGFHDGERWTPELGLEFMLTRTITDAEHVHDEIDRYLGWPGQAPSYKLGERYWLQLRDEARRRDGEAFDIKDFHMRALRLGSMGLDNLGASLRG, from the coding sequence ATGGCCAATCACACTGCGGGGGTCCACGAGGCGAGTGAACGGTTCGTGGACGAGTACGCCACCCTTGACCCGATCGCCGCCACATACGCCGGTCTGACCGGATACGAGTCGGAGATGACCGATTTCTCCCCGGACGGCGACCGGCAACGCGCCGAGCTGTACGCCCGTTACCTGCGCCGGATCGAGGCGCTGGAACCGGCCGACGATTCCGAGACAGCCGCGAAAGCCCATTTCCTCGAACGCGTCGGGATCGAACTGGAACTGCACGAGGCGGGCCTGACCACCGGTCACCTGAACGTGATCGCGAGCACCGTGCAGAACGTCAGGGCGATCTTCGACCTGCTGCCGACCGACACCGCCGAGCAGTGGGCCGACATCCGCACCCTGCTCGGCAAGGTGCCCGGCGCCGTCGACGGCATCAAGGCGGGCCTGCGGGACGCGGCCGGGCGCGGTCAGCTGGTCGCGTTGCGGCAGGTCACCAAAGTCGCCGAACAGTGCGACACGTGGTCGGGCGCCGACGGCGAGTCGTTCTTCGGCGCGTTCGTCAAAGCGGCGCCGGACGCGCAATCGGCCGAGCTGGAATCCGCCGCGAACTCCGCCGCCGAGGCGTACGGCGACCTCGCGCGTTTCCTGCGTGCGGAGATCGCGGGCAAGGCGCCGGCGAAGGACGCCGTCGGCGAGGACGTCTACAAACTGTGGTCGCGGTATTTCCTCGGCGCACAACTGGATCTGCGCGAAGCGTACGAATGGGGCTGGACCGAGTTCTTCCGCGTGGAGAAGGAAATGGTCGCGGTCGCCGAACGGATCAAGGCGGGCGGTTCACTCGCCGACGCCGCGGCGGCACTGGACGCCGATCCGCGTTACCGGGTGCGCGGCCGCCGTGAATTCGAGCAGTGGATGCAGCAGTTGTCCGACAACGCGCTGGCCGAACTGCGTGGCGTGCACTTCGACATCCCGGACGCGTTGATGCGCCTCGACTGCAAGATCGCGCCGGACGGCGGCGGTGTCGGCGCGTACTACACCGGCCCCAGCGACGACTTCTCCCGCGCGGGCGCGATGTGGTGGTCGGTTCCGGCTGGCCGGGAGGACTTCAGCACGTGGCGTGAAGTGTCCACTGTGTACCACGAGGGTGTGCCGGGGCATCACCTGCAGATCGCCACCGGTGTGCACGAGGCCGAGTCGCTCAACCGCTACCAGCGCCTGCACGGCTGGGTGTCCGGGCACGGCGAGGGCTGGGCGCTGTACGCCGAGCGGCTGATGCAGGAGCTCGGCTACCTCACCGACGACGGTGACCTGATGGGCATGCTCGACGCGCACCTGTTCCGCGCCGCGCGGGTGATCATCGACATCGGGATGCACCTCGAGCTGGAAATCCCTGCGGGCAGCGGATTCCACGACGGCGAGCGGTGGACGCCGGAGCTGGGCCTCGAGTTCATGCTGACCCGCACGATCACCGACGCCGAGCACGTGCACGACGAGATCGACCGCTACCTCGGCTGGCCGGGGCAGGCGCCGTCGTACAAACTCGGCGAGCGCTACTGGCTGCAGCTGCGCGACGAGGCACGTCGCCGCGACGGGGAAGCCTTCGACATCAAGGACTTCCACATGCGCGCGCTGCGTCTCGGGTCGATGGGGCTGGACAACCTGGGGGCGAGCCTGCGCGGCTAG
- a CDS encoding TetR family transcriptional regulator, whose amino-acid sequence MPETLTADQILEAAQDVLRRFGPSKATVVDVARALGVSHGSVYRHFPSKAALREAVTRRWLDRAHAPVALAAEADLPGPERLRNWLATLFDSKRHKVLDDPELFATFTALVRESSAVVDDHIAELTAELAAILRDGAEAGDFGPFDDVDRTARAVFDATNRFHDPAYASEWKQDGIDAAFDAVCSLVLAGLRHRP is encoded by the coding sequence ATGCCCGAGACGCTCACCGCGGACCAGATCCTCGAAGCGGCGCAGGACGTCCTGCGCCGCTTCGGCCCGAGCAAGGCGACCGTCGTCGACGTCGCACGCGCCCTCGGCGTCAGCCACGGCAGTGTGTACCGGCACTTCCCGAGCAAGGCCGCGTTGCGGGAAGCCGTCACACGGCGGTGGCTCGACCGGGCGCACGCACCGGTCGCGCTGGCGGCCGAAGCGGATCTGCCCGGACCCGAGCGGCTGCGCAACTGGCTGGCGACGCTGTTCGACAGCAAACGGCACAAGGTGCTCGACGACCCCGAACTGTTCGCCACGTTCACCGCGCTGGTCAGGGAAAGCAGCGCGGTGGTCGACGACCACATCGCCGAGCTCACCGCGGAACTGGCCGCGATCCTGCGGGACGGCGCCGAAGCAGGCGACTTCGGGCCGTTCGACGACGTCGACCGGACCGCGCGCGCGGTTTTCGACGCGACGAACCGGTTCCACGACCCGGCGTACGCGAGCGAGTGGAAGCAGGACGGCATCGACGCGGCGTTCGACGCCGTCTGCTCACTCGTCCTCGCCGGACTCCGGCACAGGCCCTAG
- a CDS encoding aldo/keto reductase, with protein sequence MRTRRLGKTGPEVSELGLGAMGMSDMYGPADETESIATIHAAIDSGITLIDTGDFYGMGHNEMLIGRALRDRNRDDVVISVKFGAQRSPAGEWLGYDASPNALKTALSYTLRRLGTDHIDVYRPARLDPNVPVEDTVGAIAEMVQAGYVRHIGLSEVGADTIRRAAAVHPIADLQIEYSLISRSVEDAILPALRELGIGVTAYGVLSRGLLSGHWSADRPHTAADFRSHSPRFQGDNLARNLELVDALREIADHKAVSVAQVAVAWVLSRGEDIVPLVGARRRDRLAESAGALSVELSEEDLGMIEKAVPVDAAAGERYAPAQMRTLDSER encoded by the coding sequence GTGCGCACCCGTCGACTTGGCAAGACCGGCCCAGAGGTGTCCGAGCTGGGACTCGGCGCGATGGGCATGTCGGACATGTACGGTCCGGCCGACGAGACCGAGAGCATCGCCACCATCCACGCCGCGATCGACAGCGGCATCACGCTGATCGACACCGGCGACTTCTACGGCATGGGGCACAACGAGATGCTCATCGGCCGCGCGTTGCGCGACCGCAACCGCGACGACGTCGTCATCAGCGTGAAGTTCGGCGCGCAGCGCTCCCCGGCGGGCGAGTGGCTCGGCTACGACGCCAGCCCCAACGCCCTGAAGACAGCGCTGTCCTACACGCTGCGCCGCCTCGGCACCGACCACATCGACGTCTACCGGCCCGCCCGGCTGGACCCGAACGTCCCGGTCGAGGACACCGTCGGCGCGATCGCCGAGATGGTGCAAGCCGGGTACGTCCGGCACATCGGGCTGTCGGAAGTCGGCGCGGACACCATCCGCCGCGCCGCCGCCGTCCACCCGATCGCCGACTTGCAGATCGAGTATTCGCTGATCAGCCGGAGCGTGGAGGACGCGATCCTGCCCGCGCTGCGGGAACTGGGCATCGGAGTGACCGCGTACGGCGTGCTGTCGCGCGGCCTGCTGTCCGGGCACTGGTCGGCCGACCGGCCGCACACCGCCGCCGACTTCCGTTCCCACAGCCCGCGCTTCCAGGGCGACAACCTGGCGCGCAACCTGGAACTGGTCGACGCGCTGCGTGAGATCGCCGACCACAAGGCGGTTTCCGTCGCCCAGGTGGCAGTCGCGTGGGTACTGTCGCGTGGAGAGGACATCGTGCCGCTCGTCGGCGCGCGCAGGCGTGACCGCCTCGCGGAGTCGGCCGGTGCGCTGAGCGTGGAACTGTCGGAGGAAGATCTCGGCATGATCGAAAAGGCTGTGCCCGTCGACGCCGCCGCGGGCGAACGGTACGCGCCCGCCCAGATGCGGACGCTGGACAGCGAACGCTGA
- a CDS encoding GNAT family N-acetyltransferase, with product MTAAPSHRSQLVELSADALRSRLYEALGLYVTAMGYPKGTAEQRAPMWLAHMLREGWRCVAALDQNDKLTGICYGYKGAPGQWWHEQVRRGVVELGGTEVADEWMRDYFELTELHVRPDSQGRGTGEQLLRALLADVPNDRVLLSTPEGRTRAWSLYRRVGFVDVLRNYRFAGDPRPFAVLGRHLPMTSS from the coding sequence GTGACCGCCGCGCCATCGCACAGAAGCCAGCTCGTCGAGCTGTCGGCCGACGCGTTGCGGTCGCGGCTCTACGAGGCGCTAGGTCTGTACGTCACAGCCATGGGCTACCCGAAGGGCACAGCCGAGCAACGGGCGCCGATGTGGTTGGCGCACATGCTGCGTGAGGGGTGGCGTTGCGTGGCGGCGCTGGACCAGAACGACAAGCTGACCGGGATCTGCTACGGCTACAAGGGCGCCCCGGGGCAGTGGTGGCACGAGCAGGTCCGCCGCGGCGTGGTCGAACTCGGCGGTACCGAGGTCGCCGACGAGTGGATGCGGGACTACTTCGAGCTCACCGAGTTGCACGTCCGGCCGGACAGCCAGGGCAGGGGCACCGGGGAGCAGCTGTTGCGAGCGCTGCTCGCGGACGTTCCCAACGATCGGGTACTGCTGTCCACCCCGGAGGGCCGGACCAGGGCGTGGAGCCTGTACCGCCGGGTCGGCTTCGTCGACGTGCTGCGCAACTACCGGTTCGCCGGTGATCCGCGACCGTTCGCGGTGCTCGGCAGGCACCTGCCGATGACGTCCTCGTGA
- a CDS encoding YbaK/EbsC family protein: protein MTTNDHPAVVKFTAALQEAGLAECARGIRILDDEVRTAAAAARALGIEPGAIANSLIFRATYGDRVEPLLVLTSGAHRADTARVAALVGADKIGKADPAFVKENTGQAIGGVAPAGHPRRVRTLVDNHLATYAAVWAAAGHPKSVYPTTFEQLVALTGGTAADVRSVEDDS, encoded by the coding sequence GTGACGACCAACGATCACCCGGCTGTCGTAAAGTTCACGGCCGCGCTGCAGGAGGCCGGACTGGCCGAGTGCGCGCGGGGCATCCGGATCCTCGACGACGAGGTGCGGACCGCGGCAGCCGCCGCGCGGGCGCTGGGCATCGAACCGGGTGCGATCGCCAACAGCCTGATCTTCCGCGCCACGTACGGCGACCGCGTGGAGCCGTTGCTGGTGCTCACCTCGGGCGCGCACCGGGCAGACACCGCCAGGGTCGCGGCGCTCGTGGGCGCCGACAAGATCGGCAAGGCCGACCCCGCGTTCGTCAAGGAGAACACCGGTCAGGCCATCGGCGGCGTCGCCCCGGCCGGCCATCCGCGACGGGTCCGTACACTCGTGGACAACCATTTGGCCACATACGCGGCGGTCTGGGCCGCGGCTGGGCACCCTAAGTCCGTGTACCCGACTACGTTCGAGCAGCTGGTCGCCCTCACCGGGGGGACGGCTGCGGACGTTCGGAGCGTGGAGGATGATTCCTGA